The Thermomonospora curvata DSM 43183 DNA segment AGCGCGCTCAAGGTCTGGTGCAGGTCGTCGAAGGCCCGCACCGCGGCGGTCAGCGCGGCGGTCTCGGCGTCGCCGGGCCGGCGCCCCTCGCTCAGGGCGGCGGTGATCGCGCCGGTGGCCGTGGCCGCCGCGGCGAAGCGTTCCCGCACCTTCTGAAGACGGTCGCGCAGCACGGCCGCTTCGGCGGGATCGCCGTTCCCATTGCCGGCAGGGGAGCCGGGGCGCGATGACGATGGCGGGCCGCTGTCACGGCCATGGCCGGGTCTGTGCGGATCACCTCTCATGGGACCTCCTGGGCGCGGCGATCGGTGCCAGAGCTGTGACGTTAGCCCCATCAGAGGGGGCATGCGCATGTTTGCTGTGGATTGGTCATGGTGGTCAAGGCGACCTGAGATTCCGGTCCGGCCAATGAGCAGCAGAGGTATATATGGAGGACTGATCACCTGTTGTGAATCGGATCAACGATGTCAATCATGGTCAGGCAGTGACGAGATGGCCGCCCGCGTCGGAGGGGGCCAAGGGGGGAGAGTCGGGCGGCTGCGCTTCGTGACAGCGGGGGGCAGGGTGAGCGGATAAGTCGATCGGGACGGGGCCGGCTCGCGGACTTGGAGCCGAGCGGCCCGGCAGTGGGCCATACTGTTATCGTGAACACAATCGACCAACAGAATAACTGTTGAAGGTATAAAGACAACCGAGTACTGTGAAGGGCCCGCGTCGCTTTTCGTGGCGCCCGATCGGAGAGGCCCATGGGTCAGGACGCGATGGTCACCGCCGCCGACATCGCCCGGCTCGCCGGGGTCGGCCGGGCGGCGGTGAGCAATTGGCGCAGGCGGCACGACGACTTCCCCGAACCCGTCGGCGGCACCGCCACCAGCCCGGTGTTCTCCCTGGCGCAGGTGCAGCAGTGGCTGCGCCGCCAGGGCAAGCTGCGGCGGCCGGTCGATGACGAGCACCTGTGGCAGGAACTGCGGCGCATCGCCGAACGGACCGGCCTGGCCGAGGCGTCGGTGTTCGCCGGGGCCTTCCTGACGTATCTGCACCGCGACCCCGAGGACTGGCGGCGCCTGGCCGCGAGCACGGACCGGGAACTGGCCGCCCGCCTGCCGCGCCGGATCAAAGCCGTGGTCAGGGAGCTGCCGGGGGGAACAGGCCTGGGAACGGCGCCCGGGGCGGCACTGCCGGCCGACTGCATCCCGCTGGTTCGGAGGCTGGCCGCGCTGGCCGAACGGCGCGGGCCGGTGGAGGTCTTCGAGTTCCTGCGCGAGCGCTACCTGAGCCGCCACCGCCGCCGCGTCTACGAGGCGCCCCCGCAGGTCGTCACCTTGGTCTCGGAACTGGCGGACTCGCGGGTGCACACCGTGCTGGACCCCGCCTGCGGCTCCGGCGCCTTCCTGCTGGGAATGCTGGAACGCCCCGACCCGCCGCGGCGCCTGCTGGGACAGGAGGCCGATGAGGCGGTGGCGCGGCTGACCGCCGTCCGGCTGGCACTGCGCACCCCCGGTGCGCGGATCCGGCTCGGGGACGGGCTGCGCGCCGACCGTTTTCCCGACGCCGCGGCCGACCTGGTGGTCACCTGCCCGCCGTTCAACGACCGCAACTGGGGACATGAGGAACTGGCCACCGACCCCCGCTGGCGGTACGGGCCGCCGCCGCGCAGCTGCTCGGAGCTGGCCTGGGCGCAGCATGCGCTGGCCCGCTGCCGGCCCGGCGGCCTGGTGGTGCTGCTGATGCTCCCGGCCGCCGCCCTCCGGCGGGCCGGCCGCCGCATCCGCGCCGAGCTGCTGCGCCGGGGCGCCCTGCGCGCGATCATCGCGCTGCCGCCGCAGGCGGTGCCCGGCATGGCCTGCCATGTGTGGGTGCTGCGCCGCCCCCGCCCCGGGGACCGACCGCCCGGCCAGGTGCTCATGGTGGACGTCTCCGGGATCGGCGACGACTTCGCCGCCCCGGCCGCCAAGCTGTGGCACCGCTTCGCCGCCGCCCCGGAGGCCGACCTGGCCGAACCCGGCCTGGGCGGCGCGGTCCGCATCATCGACCTGCTCGGCGAGGAGGTCGACCTGACCCCCGCCCACCACATCCCCCCGCCCCCCGCCGCACCCGCCATCGAGCAGGTGGCCGAGCTGCGCGCCGAGCTCGGCGGCCGGCTCGGCGAGCTGGCCGCTCTGCTGCCGGAGGTGGAGGCCGGCGGCGAGGGCTTCCCGGCCCCCATGATCAGCCTCGCCGAGCTGGCCCGCCTGGGCCTGCTGCGCATCCTGGGCGCCCTGCCCCCCTCCGGTGCGCCGCCGGCCGGCCGCGCGGAGGAGGACGCGCCGCCGCATCCCGACCCGCCGGTCCTGACGGCCGAGGACGTGGCGGCCGGCACCGGCCCCTCCGGAAAGGCCGATGGGCTGCCGCCCGGCACCCGCATCGCGATCCGGCCCGGCGACGTGCTGGTCCCCACCCTCCTGCACCCTCCCATCGCCCGGGTGGCCGGCGAGCGCGGCGCGGTGCTCGGCCGTCACCTGGCGCTGCTGCGCCCCGACCCGGCCCGGCTGGACCCCCACTTCCTGGCCGGCATGATCCGCGGATCCCGCGGCCACCGGCACCGCGCGGCCCTGTCCGCCACGCTCCGCCTGGACGTCCGCCGGATCGAGATCCCGCTGCTGACCGTCGAGGAGCAGCGCCGCTACGGTGAGGCGTTCCGCCGCCTGGAGGAGTTCACCGCCGCCTTGAACCAGGCCGGCGACCGATACGCCGAGCTGGCCGCCCTCATCGCCGACGGCCTGGCCGACGCCACCTTGCGTCCCCGCGACGACACCCCGCCCGTCCCGGAGGAACGACCATGAACGGCGCGTCTTCCCCGCATCGCCGGCCCCTGGGGGCGGCCCGCTCACGGGCGAGGGCACCCGGCGCGAGCGCTTTGGCCGACATCTGTCACCGCGCGGGTCTACCCTGCGGAGAACGTGTGAAAGCCGTGTAGCCCGGGGTGGGATTGCTTGGACGGTACAGACGGGGTGCGTGATCACAACGGGGCCGCCGGGGCGGCGGAGGGACGGATCGTGGGCCGGGTGCTGGGCACCCAGTCGGCCACGCCGCTGTCGTTCTGGGTGGGGCTGGAACCGGGGCAGGTGGTCCAGCTCGATGAGGTGGTGGCCACCCGCCGGCAGCTGCCGGACGGCGGATCGGTGCTGGTCGCCGGGGTCGTCACCGACGTGCAGGCCAGGCACGAGGGCGCGGCCTACGACTCGGACGTCTTCCTGATCGCCGACGGGGTGCTGCCGGCCCAGGTGGTGGAGTCGGCCGAGGTCACGGTGACGCGCGTGGAGCCGGAACTGTACGTGCCGCCGCTGCCGGGCGCCGTGGCCTACCGGGCCGGCGACCGGGACCGGGAACTGGCGCTGTACTTCGATGTGATGAAGCGGCGGGTTCCGGTGGGGCTGGGCCGCGACGGCGAACCGGTCCATGTGAACCTGGAATTCCTGGACGGCACCCGCGGCGCCCACGTGTCGATCTCCGGGGTGTCGGGGGTGGCGACCAAGACCTCCTTCGCCACCTTCCTGCTGTATTCGATCTTCAACTCCGGGGCGCTGGGCGCCGAGGCCGCCAACACCAAGGCGCTGATCTTCTCGGTCAAGGGCGAGGACCTGCTGTTCCTCGACCACCCCAACAACCGCCTGGACGAGCGGGCCCGCGACGCCTACGCCCGGCTCGGGCTGCCGGCCGGGCCGTTTTCCAGCGTGCACATCTTCGCCCCGCCCCGCCCCGACGACCCCAACGGCGTCCCGCACGTCTCCTCCCGCACCCAGGGCGTCAGCCCGTTCTACTGGACGCTGACCGAGTTCTGCCACCAGGAACTGCTGCGCTACGTCTTCGCCGACACCGAGGACGAACGCGCCCAATACACCCTGCTGATCGGGCAGATCGCCGCCCGGCTGCGGCGGGACGCCCAGCAGGCCGGCGACGGCGGGGCGGTGCGCATCCGCAAGCCCAACGGCGACCTGGGCACGGTGTGCCGCACCTACAAGGACCTGGTCGACCTGATCGAGACCGAGCTGACCGACGAGGACACCCGCGCCGAATGGGCCGGCGGCCTGATGGGCATCGGCACCATCAACGCCTTCCTGCGCCGGCTGCGCTCGTCGGTGCGGCCCCTGGAGGCCATCGTGCGCGGCGACCTGCCCGCCCGCGAGGGCCGCTCCATCAGCACCTCCGACGCCCAGGTCACCATCGTCGACCTGCACAACCTGCCCGAACGCGCCCAGCGCTTCGTGGTCGGCACGGTGCTGCGCCAGGAGTTCTCCCGCAAGGAGAGCACCGGCAGCGCCCGCCCCCTGCTGTTCGTGGTGCTGGACGAGCTGAACAAATACGCCCCCCGCGAGGGCGGCTCGCCGATCAAGGAGATCCTGCTGGACGTCGCCGAGCGCGGCCGGTCGCTGGGGGTGATCCTGATCGGCGCCCAGCAGACCGCCTCGGAGGTCGAGCGCCGCATCGTCGCCAACTGCGCGGTGCGGGTGGCCGGCCGGCTGGACGCCGCCGAGGCCGCCCGCGCCGAGTACGGCTGGCTGCCCCCGGCGGCCCGCGCCCGCGCCACCATCGCCAAGCCCGGCACCATGTTCGTCTCCCAGCCGGAGATCCCGGTGCCGCTGGCGGTGGAGTTCCCCTTCCCCGCCTGGGCCACCCGCCCCGCCGAATCCGACGCCGCCTCCCGCGCGGACGCCCCGCCCGCCCCGCAGGTGCCCCGGCAGGCCGCCGACCCGTTCGCCGGGCTCGCCGAAGACGACGATGTCCCCTTTTGAGATGCCCCCTTTCAACGTGCCCTTGTGATCCCCGACCCAGGAACGAGCCGACATGAAGATCCTGCACACCGCCGACTGGCACGTCGGCAAGGTGCTGCGCGGGCGGGCCCGGGCCGATGAGCACCGGGCGGTCCTCAAGGAGCTGGTCGAGCTGGCCCGCGCCGAGGACGTGGACGCGGTCATCGTCGCCGGGGACGTCTTCGACACCTCGGCGCCCACCCCGCCGTCCCAGGCCCTGGTGATGCAGACCCTCCTGGCGCTGCGGGAGGGCGGACGGCAGGTGGTGGTGCTGGCCGGCAACCACGACGACCCCCGCCTGCTGGATGTGTGGCGGCCGGTGCTGGGCGCCCTGGGCGTTCACGTGGTCGGCCGGTTCCGCCGCCCCGACGACGGCGGCGTGCTGTCGTGGACGACGAGGGCCGGGGAGGACGTCCGCCTGGCGGTGATGCCGTTTTTGTCGCACCGGTTCGTGGTGCGGGCGGTCGAGGCGCTCACCGACACCCCCGACCAGCACAACCGCAGCTACGCCGCCCGCTTCGCGCAGCTGGCCGCCGCCCTGACCGCCGGTTTCGGCGGCGACACCGTCAACCTGGTCGCCGCCCACGGCACGCTGCCGGGCGGCAAGCTCGGCGGCGGCGAACGCGAGGCCCAGACGATCTTCTCCTACTACTTCGAGGCCACCGCCTTCCCGCCCACCGTCCAGTACGCCGCCCTCGGCCACCTGCACCGCCGCCAGCAGATGCCCGGCCCGTGCCCGATCTGGTACAGCGGCGCACCGATCGCGGTCGACTTCGGCGAAGAGCACAACAGCCCGGGCGCGCTGCTGGTCACCGTCGAGCCGGGCAGGCCCGCTCAGGTCCGCGAGGTCACCCTCGCCTCCCCCCGGTCGCTGCGCACCGTCAACGGCTCCCTGGAGGAGCTGGAGGCGCAGGCCGAGAGCCTGCAGGACGCCTGGCTGCGGGTGGTGGTCGCCGAAAAGCCCCGGGCCGGCCTGGCCGACCGGGTCCGCCAGATCCTGCCGAACGCCCTGACCGTCGATGTCGACGAACGGTTCCGCCCCACCGCCGCCCGCCGGGAGGGCGGCGGCGCCGCCCGCGCCGCCCGCACCCCGCGGGAGCTGTTCCGCGACTACCTCGCCCAGACCGGACGCGACGACCCGCGGGTCATCGCCCTGTTCGACCGGCTGCACGATGAGGTCACCGCGAGCGGGGGAGGGGAGGGCTGATGCGCCCGCTGCGCCTGTACCTGGAGAACTTCGGCAGCTTCCGCGCGCCGACCTCGGTGGACTTCCACGATGTGGACTACTTCGTGCTCGTCGGCCCCACCGGCGCCGGCAAGAGCACCGTCATCGACGCGATCTGCTTCGCCCTCTACGGCACGGTGCCGCGCTGGGGGGATGAAAAGAAAGTCGGCCTGGCGCTGGCCCCCTCGGCCACCTCCGGCAAGGTCGCGCTGGTGTTCGAAGTGGGGGACCGGCGCTATGGGATCGTCCGCTCCCTGGTCCGCAACGCCCGCGGCACGGTCGCCACCCGCGAGGCCCGGCTGGATGAGCTCGACCCGTCCGCCGACCCCGCCCAGGACGTCACCGCGCTGCTGGCCTCCCCGGTGCGCACCCTGGCCGAGGGCGACCACGTCACCGCCGAGGTCGAGCGCCTCACCGGGCTGGAGTACAAGTTCTTCACCCAGTGCGTGATCCTCCCCCAGGGCCGCTTCGCCGAGTTCCTGCACGCCACCCCGAGCAAACGCCAGGAACTGCTCGTCCAGCTGCTGGACGCGGGCGTCTTCGACGCCATCCGGCAACGCGCCGTCGAAGAGGAGAAGAAGGCCGCCGCGGCGGCCCAGGCCGCCGAAGACCAGCTGGCCGCGCTCACCGACGCCGACGAGGAGGCCGAGGCGCGCGCCCGGCGCCGCCTGGAGGAGCTGACGGAGCTGGCCGAGCGGGTCCAAGGCTCCCTTGAGCGGCTGCGGGACCTGGACGGCCGCGTCACCGCGGCGGAAAGCGAGCTCAGCGCCGCCGACCAAGCCGTGCGGACACTCGGCACCGTCGCGATGCCCCCGCACGTGCCCACCCTCGCCGACGACCTGCGCGCCGCCACCGAACGGGCCGGGCAGCGGGCCGAGGAGGCCGAAAACCGCCGGCGAGCCGAGCAGCAGGCCTATGAGGAGCTGGCCGCCCTCGGCGACAAGACCGCCCTGACCTTGGCTTTGAAAGCCCACGAAGACCACGCCCGCCTCACCGGCCAGCTCGCCACCGCCCGCACCGGCCACCAGCAGGCCGTCGCGGACGTCTCCCGGGCCGAAGACCGGGTGCGGCAGGCGGAGGCCCGCCTGGAGGAGGCCGAAGCGCACCTGCAACGCGTCCGCGACGCGCACGCCGCCGCCGACCTGGCCCGGCGCCTCACCGTGGGCGAACCCTGCCCGGTGTGCCTGCACCCGGTGGCCGAGCCGCCCGCCCACCCCGAACCGGCCGCCCTCCAGCAGGCCGAAGACGCCGTCCAAGGCCGCAAGGCGGAACTGGAGCAGGCCCGCCGCCACCACCGGCACACCCAGACCGTCGCCGACAAGGCCGAGCAGGCCGTCACAGACCTGACCGGCCGCCTGCAGGCACTGGCCGAGCAGCTCCGCGCCCACCCCGACGCCGCCGAGCTGCGAAAGAAGCTGGCCGCCATCGAGGAGGCCGAGCACGCGGCCCGGCGAGCCCGGCAGGAGGCCCAGCAGGCCCGCGCCGCCGCCGACGACGCCGAACGGCACCGCGCCAAGATCGCCGAAGAGGCCGCCGCGGCGCTGCGGAAACTGGACGCCGTCCGCGACACCCTCGTCCCGCTGGGCGCCCCGCCCGTCGACCGGCGGGACCTGCACGCCGCCTGGACCGCCCTGCTCACCTGGCGGGACCAGGAGCTGCAGCGGCGCCACCGGTCGCGCCGGGAAGCACAGGAACGGTTGGCCGCGGCGCGCGGCGAACGCGACCGGGAACGCGGCGCGGTGCGCACCCTCCTGGAGGAGGGCGGCCTCACCCCGCCCAAAGCGCTGGAACCCGACGCCATCGGGCGGGCCGTGGCCACCGCCCGCGCCCGCGCCGAAAGCGACCTGGAGGGCGTCCGGGAACGGCGCCGCCAGGCCGCCGCGCTCGCCGGCAGGGCCGCCGAGCACCGGGAGGCCGCCCAGGTCGCCCACGAGCTGGCGCTGCGGCTGCGGGCCAACAACTTCGAAAGCTGGCTGTGCGGCGAGGCGCTGGAAGTGCTGGTGAGCGCCGCCTCCCAAACCTTGAAGGAGCTGTCCGACGGCCAGTTCGAGCTGGTGCTGGACGCCCGCAACACCATCGAGGTCATCGACTACGCCGAGGCCGGGATGCGCCGCAACGTGCGCACCCTGTCGGGCGGGGAGACCTTCCAGGCGTCGCTGGCGCTGGCGCTGGCCCTCTCCGAGCAGGTCGCCGGGCTGTCGGCGGGCGCCGCCCGCAGCCTGGAGTCGATCTTCCTGGACGAGGGGTTCGGCACCCTGGATCCGGCGACGCTGGACACCGTGGCCGCCACGCTGGAGCGGCTGGCGACCGCCGGCGACCGGATGGTCGGCATCGTCACCCACGTCCCGGCCCTGGCCGAGCGGGTGCCGGTGCGCTTTGCGGTCTCCCGCGACGCCTCCGGCTCCCACCTGGAGAGGAGGAGTGCATGACCGTCGCTCCCGCCGCGTCCGCCTCGATCACCATCGACCCCTGGGACCCCGGGTACGCCACCTCCTTCACCGCCGAGGCCCTCACCGAGCTGGACGCCACCACCGCCGAGATCGACCTGGACGTGGAGGTCCCGGCCGCCCGCTGGCGCCCCATCACCCCCGCCGTCCCGGCCGCCCTGCCGCGCTCGCTGCTGATCGTCGACGGCGTGCGCCGCATCGAGGCCCGGGTCTGGGTGAGCGACCCCACCGGCGCCATGCCCACCGCCGGGATCGCCGCCTCCTGCGCGGCCGGAGTGGTCCGCTGCGACCTGGACGGTGCCGCCCCGGCGCAACTGGCCGAGGTCAGCGTGCGGCGGTCGCTGTTCACCCCCTCCCCGCATGCCGCCGCACTGCGCACCTGGGCCGGCGCCTACACCGTGCAGCCGGCCCCCGGCGCCGGCGCCGAGCAACTGTCGCTGGCGTTGCAGCGGCAGCTCAGCGAACTGGAGGTGGAGCTGGCGACGCGGCACCGCACCGCCGGCGAGGACGACCTGCTCATCCTCGACGGCCCCTTGCGCGGGCGCGCCCACCTGCCCCGCACCATCGGCTACGTCAAGACCCACCACACCGCCTACCTGTCCGGCCCGGCGGCCTCCGTGCTGGCCTCCCTGGCCCCCGGCCAGCGCACCCCGGTCTTCGGCATGGGCACCAGCTGGCGCCGCCATTCTTGGTATCTGCGCCTGCCGGTCCGCTCGCCCGCCCCCTGGGCCGGCATCGCCCGCTGTGAGGCCGGCGCGGACCTGCCCGCGGCGGAGGTGATCGCCCTGGCCGACTTGAGCACCGTGATCCTGCCGACCCTGGCCGGGGTGGACTACAAGGATCCCCGCGCTCCCCAGAACCTGGTCCCCATCGGCGGCCTGGAAAAGCTCCTTCGCCACCACCTGGGCGACGCCAAACTCCTCTACCGCGCTCTCCGCAGAGCCACCGCCCGGCCCTCGGCCGGTCCGGGAGACGGCGTGCGGCGCGTGTGAGCTCGCCGGGCCCTTCCTTAATTCTCGTCTTCCGAGAATTTGTGAATGAAATCAACTGCTCGCGTGTTGGTCGGACATAGTCCCAATTCTCGGTAAGGCGCTTTGGTGGTATCGGGCGAACTGTGATACCACCAAGGAGCCCATGAGGTGTGGCCGGCCGTATCGGAAACGTTTCGCGTGCCGACGTCTCCGCAAGACGTCCTTGCCGTTGGCGGCGGTGGGAACCCGGCAAAGGCCGCTGACGTTGTCTGAAAGGCCGTCTTGCGGGCCGAGCGCATTGCCGTGGAGGGCGATCCGCCGCGGTGCGCGATCTTCACAGTGCCGGTCGAGCAGACCGGCTGCGCGTCCGCCGCGCCCAAGCATCGGCTGTGACCTGGGCAGAGAGATGTTCACGCGTCAAGCCGATCTTTATGTGAATATAATCGACCAACAACATTCAGGCTAGGAGGCCGCGGTGCAGGACGCGACGGTGACCGCTGCGGACATCGCCCGCCTGGCCGGGGTCGGCCGGGCGGCGGTGAGCAACTGGCGCAAGCGGCATGACGACTTTCCGCAACCGGTGGGCGGTACCGCCACCAGCCCGTCTTTCTCCCTGCTCGAGGTGCAGGCGTGGCTGCGGGCGCAGGGCAAGCTGGCCGGCGCCCCCGCCGACGAGCAGCTGTGGCAGGAGCTGCGCCGGCTGGCCGACTCCACCGACGAGCTGGTGGACGTGCTGATGTTCGCCGGGGCGTTCCTGCTGTACCTGCACCGCGACCGGCGCGGCTGGCGGAAACTGTCGCGCGGCACCGACGAGGAGATCGCCGCCGCGCTGCCCAAGGCGGTGCGCGCCGCCGTCGCCGACCTGCCGGGAGAGCGGGTGCTGCCCGCCGAGCCGCCGTCC contains these protein-coding regions:
- a CDS encoding N-6 DNA methylase, with the protein product MGQDAMVTAADIARLAGVGRAAVSNWRRRHDDFPEPVGGTATSPVFSLAQVQQWLRRQGKLRRPVDDEHLWQELRRIAERTGLAEASVFAGAFLTYLHRDPEDWRRLAASTDRELAARLPRRIKAVVRELPGGTGLGTAPGAALPADCIPLVRRLAALAERRGPVEVFEFLRERYLSRHRRRVYEAPPQVVTLVSELADSRVHTVLDPACGSGAFLLGMLERPDPPRRLLGQEADEAVARLTAVRLALRTPGARIRLGDGLRADRFPDAAADLVVTCPPFNDRNWGHEELATDPRWRYGPPPRSCSELAWAQHALARCRPGGLVVLLMLPAAALRRAGRRIRAELLRRGALRAIIALPPQAVPGMACHVWVLRRPRPGDRPPGQVLMVDVSGIGDDFAAPAAKLWHRFAAAPEADLAEPGLGGAVRIIDLLGEEVDLTPAHHIPPPPAAPAIEQVAELRAELGGRLGELAALLPEVEAGGEGFPAPMISLAELARLGLLRILGALPPSGAPPAGRAEEDAPPHPDPPVLTAEDVAAGTGPSGKADGLPPGTRIAIRPGDVLVPTLLHPPIARVAGERGAVLGRHLALLRPDPARLDPHFLAGMIRGSRGHRHRAALSATLRLDVRRIEIPLLTVEEQRRYGEAFRRLEEFTAALNQAGDRYAELAALIADGLADATLRPRDDTPPVPEERP
- a CDS encoding ATP-binding protein, translating into MDGTDGVRDHNGAAGAAEGRIVGRVLGTQSATPLSFWVGLEPGQVVQLDEVVATRRQLPDGGSVLVAGVVTDVQARHEGAAYDSDVFLIADGVLPAQVVESAEVTVTRVEPELYVPPLPGAVAYRAGDRDRELALYFDVMKRRVPVGLGRDGEPVHVNLEFLDGTRGAHVSISGVSGVATKTSFATFLLYSIFNSGALGAEAANTKALIFSVKGEDLLFLDHPNNRLDERARDAYARLGLPAGPFSSVHIFAPPRPDDPNGVPHVSSRTQGVSPFYWTLTEFCHQELLRYVFADTEDERAQYTLLIGQIAARLRRDAQQAGDGGAVRIRKPNGDLGTVCRTYKDLVDLIETELTDEDTRAEWAGGLMGIGTINAFLRRLRSSVRPLEAIVRGDLPAREGRSISTSDAQVTIVDLHNLPERAQRFVVGTVLRQEFSRKESTGSARPLLFVVLDELNKYAPREGGSPIKEILLDVAERGRSLGVILIGAQQTASEVERRIVANCAVRVAGRLDAAEAARAEYGWLPPAARARATIAKPGTMFVSQPEIPVPLAVEFPFPAWATRPAESDAASRADAPPAPQVPRQAADPFAGLAEDDDVPF
- a CDS encoding exonuclease SbcCD subunit D: MKILHTADWHVGKVLRGRARADEHRAVLKELVELARAEDVDAVIVAGDVFDTSAPTPPSQALVMQTLLALREGGRQVVVLAGNHDDPRLLDVWRPVLGALGVHVVGRFRRPDDGGVLSWTTRAGEDVRLAVMPFLSHRFVVRAVEALTDTPDQHNRSYAARFAQLAAALTAGFGGDTVNLVAAHGTLPGGKLGGGEREAQTIFSYYFEATAFPPTVQYAALGHLHRRQQMPGPCPIWYSGAPIAVDFGEEHNSPGALLVTVEPGRPAQVREVTLASPRSLRTVNGSLEELEAQAESLQDAWLRVVVAEKPRAGLADRVRQILPNALTVDVDERFRPTAARREGGGAARAARTPRELFRDYLAQTGRDDPRVIALFDRLHDEVTASGGGEG
- a CDS encoding AAA family ATPase; protein product: MRPLRLYLENFGSFRAPTSVDFHDVDYFVLVGPTGAGKSTVIDAICFALYGTVPRWGDEKKVGLALAPSATSGKVALVFEVGDRRYGIVRSLVRNARGTVATREARLDELDPSADPAQDVTALLASPVRTLAEGDHVTAEVERLTGLEYKFFTQCVILPQGRFAEFLHATPSKRQELLVQLLDAGVFDAIRQRAVEEEKKAAAAAQAAEDQLAALTDADEEAEARARRRLEELTELAERVQGSLERLRDLDGRVTAAESELSAADQAVRTLGTVAMPPHVPTLADDLRAATERAGQRAEEAENRRRAEQQAYEELAALGDKTALTLALKAHEDHARLTGQLATARTGHQQAVADVSRAEDRVRQAEARLEEAEAHLQRVRDAHAAADLARRLTVGEPCPVCLHPVAEPPAHPEPAALQQAEDAVQGRKAELEQARRHHRHTQTVADKAEQAVTDLTGRLQALAEQLRAHPDAAELRKKLAAIEEAEHAARRARQEAQQARAAADDAERHRAKIAEEAAAALRKLDAVRDTLVPLGAPPVDRRDLHAAWTALLTWRDQELQRRHRSRREAQERLAAARGERDRERGAVRTLLEEGGLTPPKALEPDAIGRAVATARARAESDLEGVRERRRQAAALAGRAAEHREAAQVAHELALRLRANNFESWLCGEALEVLVSAASQTLKELSDGQFELVLDARNTIEVIDYAEAGMRRNVRTLSGGETFQASLALALALSEQVAGLSAGAARSLESIFLDEGFGTLDPATLDTVAATLERLATAGDRMVGIVTHVPALAERVPVRFAVSRDASGSHLERRSA